The genomic DNA AGAGTTACAGGTTTTCGATGTAGTAAAACTGTAATTATAATCAGTACATTTCTAGAACCAGTTACAAGTAAGAAATCCATTATCATGTCTAACAAATGTAGACCAAAGGTTTTCGATGtagtaaaactattaaaattaaaaactaacaaGACTTAATATAAATTCAAGAAAAACGAACACCACAAGAGTCCTGTTTCACTaatttttcttacatattttgatatatttatacaattcttaatttatatagtatttattaatgAGATCATATTTAcatagaattttataaaatatatatctatataattttttatctcttaccaaaaaaaaaatataattttttatcaaattgtGTCAATTATTACACTGGCCAACTCGGAGAggataactatatatatatatatatatatttataataattattatttatcgAGTATCAatttatacatgttttcttttattgatATTATATGCCTTAAACATATGCAATTGTTTTAGTCCTTAAttagaaaacagaaaataaataaagaaattaaagataTGATCTCCTTCTATCATCTATGGTGGGACTTAACCCTACAAGGCTACAAAAGATAAACAGAGAAATTAgttgttttatcaaaaaaagaaaatgaagcatTCATCAAACCTTGGGTTAAGTAGATTTTAAAGTCATGTTGAGTCATATGTACATGTATATGGTCTGACTAACAGGGAGATCAAACTTAAGCAGATGGGAAAGCTTTCCACGCAAATTTCCATGGCAGTTTAAGAACACAGAAACGATGTACTTCGTCGAGGGGAAGTTGAAGGTGAAGGTAGAAGAGCATCACAAAGAAGGAGAAGCCTTAGAATTAATGGCAGGGGATTTGGTTGTGTTTCCTAAAGACATGAAAGTTTTTGTGGATGTAACTGAAGATGTGAAGAAACGTTATTATAGAGGAGAGGGAGTCAGAGATTGTGAATCTGAATTACCTTAATCTCCTATAATCTATATTATCCTCATAAGGCTACTAGAGTCTATACAAGTAAGTTTGTATCTTGTAATCATATCTTTTACAGTGTTGAATGCATTATGTAATAATAAAAGATGACTCGGGTTTCTTTCGTGGTCCCAGTGCAAGGAGTGCATTTGCATCAGAATCATATTAAATTAacataaaatagtaaaaaaaatagtgtattttaagattcaaaaaaaaaaaaaaattgatacatAATTAAGgtccatttttcaaaaattgaatagtgtttataattttttttgactatttttaaaCCGGTACTGCTTAGAACACTGGTTTGGATGTTGTCACGAGTCATCAAAGTTACATTTGATCCATCATCCACGAGGGGGTGTTTAAATTGTTCTGCAGCACAATTGATGAAGAGGCAGTGAATATATTCTTGTGAGGTTAACCATTCTCTTGCATCATTCTTGGCCAAAGCTAGATTATTTTCCACCATTCCACATGTGTTTTCGCTTGAAATTTGCGCTTGTTGCTAGTGCTTCTAATAACAAtcgccccaaaaaaaaaatgtttaatatgtgGGGTTGTCCGTTTTTAAGCTTTGTATCACATGGTAAAGCCAGTCTAGTTGTGCTATAAATCCGGTTAtctataaaaaacatatatttcagttaaccaaaaaccaaactaaTCTGAAGCTCATacttaaatcaaattaaatttaacatcTCGCTGTTTGATTCTTAACCAATAACCGAAGCCGAACCGAACAACCAAAATCTCAATTAagtttggttcggttatttATCTCTCAGGGCTTCATAGACTCAAAAGTCAACCCATCTGCCTCACCACCATTCACCAGTTTCAGTTTCCAACTCTCAGATTTAGTAAAGTTACCAACTTTAAACGAATTCGAAGAGACCAtctcttgcaaaaaaaaagcttgaatctTTGGCTTCTATTACATCAATTTCTAAACTCAGATTCTGTGAAAAAATCCAAATGGGTAATCATTTTCTAACTCTGTCTCTGCTTCTCGTAACAGTCTGCGTTTGCGTTCCCTTCATCACCACGAAGCTTAACCCTAAAGAAGCAATCCTATCTATCTCCTCCGATTCTGAGTTTCCTATTAATATCCACGGAGTCAAGATCTTGCGTCAAGCTTCTGATTCCAAACTTGCTCAACTAGGCGTCTCCTCTTGGCCCAAGTATGTAActttctcttatctctctctctctgcttcttttgTTTCAATGTCGTTGATATAGAACTAGGGTTTTAATAGCCTTACTTGTTAGTGTTGATCTAATCTGAGTATTTAGGTCAGGAATCAGGACAGTTTGATTTCTTGCTGCAAGAATCTGTATTTAGAGTCTAATTGTGTCTGAGAACATGTAGATTTGTGTTAGTCTCTACATTTGGTGAGCTGATAGCTTAATTGATTCTTCGAAATAGACgaaaaaaactgagaaagaCATCACATTTTAGACTGAGTTGTGATGTGCATTTGTTGTGTAAGGTGGGAAGGAGCTCCAAGCAAGTTTCCATGGGAGTTTACGAAGACAGAGACGATGTTTTTCGTAGAAGGGAAGGTGAAAGTGAATGTAGACGGATACGAGGAAAAAGATGAAACCTTTGAGATAGGGAAAGGAGATGTGGTTGTGTTCCCTAAAGACATGAAAGTTGTTTGGGAGATTACTGAAGCTGTGAAGAAATGTTATAGTTTAGAGGAGTAGTAGTGATTTCACATTTgatctttgtttgttgtgttgtatCTGGTTAGTATCTTTGAACTAAGCCGATCTATGTTGATGGGGGATTATAATTCTTAGACTAATGGAAAGGGCCCTTGTTATAATTGTCTTGCAAGTTAGTGAAAACTACCCCACATGTTGAAGCCTATCCATTTTAGTTTTGTAGAGAACATAACTTGAATCTTTGGCTTCTCTTTCATTCATTCAAGACTCACTGTTGTGTAAATCTAATGGGAAACTCACCCCCCTTAAATTCTGAGGTTTCCACTGTAATTTATGGAGTCAAGATCCTGCATCAGGTTCCGGATACTAAACTTACTCAACTAGATAACACTTCTTGGACCAAGTCAGTCCCTCTAGGTTAACTTCATTACACACAATCCTAATTACATGGACTTGCAATGTCTCACTATGctgagcttgtggacttgtgtCATGTGTGCTAAAGAGAGAGTATATTCCACAATGATAAAAACTACAAAGTTCAGTTATGACTGAAACATGTAACTTTTGTGTTACTCTCTTCAAATGGTTGGCTTATTAGCTTGGTTGACTTGAAAGTTTTGCaatcttgattttattttagatttctttaaatgtttgttttatgttgaaaccaaaattgaatatgaatatataatgtTTCAATGAATTTTTATAGAagtataaaaactatatattatacaaaattttaattaggaCCCCAACAGCTCAAGTACATGACAGTTCTAAGCGATTCTTCAGCCTTCTTAGCCTTCTCACTCTCAGCAGAGGAGATAACCGCAACAGAGACAGAAGACGAAAGCCTTTTCCCTTGAGAAACAGATCTAACGTTGTTCCGGAGATGATGATTCACAGACCGGAGTATGTAGTTCCAACGACAAAGACCTAGTTGGTCTTTTAACGCCTCTACGGCTCCAATGCTCACTGCCACCGTCCATGCTATGCTAGTAGAACTCATCTTTTGTTCAGAGGATTTTGTATTAAACTTCCTgcgtttttttgtgtgttttacgTTTTAGagaattgtttgttttgatgatgTTTAGAGAAAGTTAAGTGGATTGGTGTGTTTAtgtaaagagagaagaagccaACAATATTGGATTTGGATGTGAAG from Camelina sativa cultivar DH55 chromosome 2, Cs, whole genome shotgun sequence includes the following:
- the LOC104721095 gene encoding uncharacterized protein LOC104721095, coding for MELNHDSIFAPAVPNEIHGIKLLRQTSDAKLAELGVVSWPLWESFPRKFPWQFKNTETMYFVEGKLKVKVEEHHKEGEALELMAGDLVVFPKDMKVFVDVTEDVKKRYYRGEGVRDCESELP
- the LOC104721104 gene encoding uncharacterized protein LOC104721104 → MGNHFLTLSLLLVTVCVCVPFITTKLNPKEAILSISSDSEFPINIHGVKILRQASDSKLAQLGVSSWPKWEGAPSKFPWEFTKTETMFFVEGKVKVNVDGYEEKDETFEIGKGDVVVFPKDMKVVWEITEAVKKCYSLEE
- the LOC104721113 gene encoding uncharacterized protein LOC104721113, giving the protein MSSTSIAWTVAVSIGAVEALKDQLGLCRWNYILRSVNHHLRNNVRSVSQGKRLSSSVSVAVISSAESEKAKKAEESLRTVMYLSCWGPN